TACCTCATAGTGAAGTTCACAATAATGTAAAACTCGTAGGTAATTTTATTCAAGATGGTACTGTGTTAAAATATGACAATCCTAAAAAAATAGTAAAATATTTTGCCGATATGGAAGAAAGTTCTAAAAAATTATTTGTTATACTTGATGAAATGTTAGCTGAGTATAATAAGTAATCACATTTTTGTGATATTTATTTATGTTAAGTAGTTCTTAAGAAATTGTTTACCTTTATTTAGTACAATTACAGTATCTCAATTATGTTTCCCCCTTTTTACATAAGCGAGACAAGATAATCTTAATAATTATTTTGACTTCAGCTAAGTTTTTCCCCTTTTTTATACACTTAGCTGAAGTACTATTTCTATCACATTTTACATATAATAAAAAATAATATCACTTTAAAGCACTATTACAGCTAACTATGATAAAATCTTATAATTAAATCTAATAGGTAGCTTAAATATGAAAATTAACTCATTAAAAAACTCGTTTAGAATCTCCCTAACTGCCATAACTATAAGTTTATTTATAGTCTTTTATTTCTTCTCTTCTTACATACATACAAACTTAACTATTGAAGAGAATCAAAAGATATCTGAATCTTTATCTAAACAAGTATTTAATTCAATGTATCAAGTTATGAGAAAGGGTTGGAGCCGAAAAGATTTAAAAAAATTTTTAGATGAAACAAAAAGCTCATTTGACGGTTCAAACTATGATGTAGAGATTTTCCGTGGGGAGAAAGTTGAGAAAATTTTCGGAGAAATAGAACAAAACAAAATTACAAAAGATGTACAAAAAGTATTTGATACAAAAACAAAACTATCAAGTTCTACAAATGAATCAACTAAAATAATTACGCCTATCATAGCCAAAAACGAATGTGTAAAATGCCATGTAAATGTTACAGAAGGAGATATATTAGGTGTAGTTAGAGTTGAGTATAACTTTAAAGACATTATAGAAAATACAAAACATAAATACTTTATATTCTCTTTGATCATTCTTCCTCTAATGATTGTCATAGTGTACTTTTTAGCCAAAAACCTTCTTAATAAAATAAATCTATCTCTTAATTCGTTTGAAGATAAAGTTAACAGTATCAACAGTGTAAAAGACTTTAAAAAAATAGAGGTGTGTAAAGACAAGAAAACTTATGTAGAGTTTGATAAAGTAATACAAGGGTTAAATACCCTAAGCCAAAAACTAAAAGATATCGCCGTAGATAAAGATATTTTAGAGTTTGAAGTTAAGCTGCTTGATAAGATGATCATTACGTCAGATATTATTAAAGACTGGAAAGAGTATATAAAAGATCTCTTACATGAGATCAATATAGTCCTTCCTGTTTATTGTTTAATAACTATTTTTAAAACTGAAAATGAGCACTATGAGATAGAGATATTTTGGTATGGGAAACCTGAAGAGAACCTACTTGAACATTTAAACGAAGTTGCTAAAAAAATGATACTGGATCATCACCATTTAGAAGATGCAGAATGTAATATAAACCATAATTTCAGCGAAGAGAATATATGTTTAACAAAATTGGCCATTGATGATATTGAGCATGAAGCAAAATCTATACTTTTAGACGCACCAAAAATCGGTGGTATAGTTGGGCTTGGCGTACAGTCAAAACTTGAAAAAGATTCGGTTCACTCTATAGTGATCGATTCAATTTTAACAACTCTTCTTAATCTTGTAGGTTCAATAAAAGCTATAAACAAATATACCGAAAACCTCGAGTTTTATGCTACAAGAGATCCTCTAACTGGACTTTTTTCACAAAGAGTTTTTAGAGATCTACTTGAATATGAAGTAAAAAGAGCCAATAGCCACAAATACGAATTTGGTGTAATCGTAATTGATTGTGATAACTTTAAACCAATAAATGACACATACGGTCATAGCTTTGGAGATGAATTCTTAAAAGCTTTTGCAAATTTACTTGAAAATTCAAAAAGACCAGAAGATATTCTTTCAAGATACGGTGGAGATGAATTTACTCTTGTAATTCCTGAGAGCACTATAAACGAAACATATACGGTTGCAAAAAGAATACTTGAAAATGTTGAAAAATTTGAGCTTACTGCACCTGATGGTACGATCACAAGTATGACAGTATCTATAGGGATTGCCCAATACCCTGAACACTCACAAAATGAGAAAGAGCTTTTTGATATAGCCGACTCTATGATGTATAAAGCTAAGTACGAGGGTAAAAACTCTGTTAGATATCCAAATGAAACAGATATAGAAGAGATACACCAAAAGATGGAGGACCAGTCTATTATAGTTTTAGATGCTATAAAACATGAAAAAATAGTCCCTCACTTTCAACCTATAATGAACGCCTCTACTGATAAAATAGAGATAAATGAACTTCTTATGAGAATAGAGCTTGACGGGGATATTATATCAGCCGGAAAATTTATCGAAACAGCGGAGTCTCTTGGTATTGTGCACCAGATGGACTATATGGTTATAGAAGCTGCATTTAAAAAGATCAAAGAGGAAAACTATAAAGGACTAATGTTCATTAACCTCTCTCCAAAAGCTTTAATGATAGGTGAGTTTATAAATAAAATAGTATTACTTACTACAAAGTACGGTATAAACCGTGAGCAAATCGTATTTGAAATAACAGAGAGGGAAACGGTTAAAAGCTTCTCTTTACTTGAAAAATTTGTTCAAAATTTAAAAGCTGAAGGCTTTAGTTTCGCAATTGATGATTTTGGTTCAGGTTTCTCAAGCTTTCACTATATAAAAAGATTCCCGATCGATTATATAAAAATCGACGGTGACTTTATTGTGAATCTTCATAACGATAAAAAAGATTTAGCTTTTGTTAAATCTATAATATCTTTAGCAAAAGAGCTTAATGTAAAAACTATCGCAGAGTTTGTAGAAAACGAAGATGTACTACAGTTTTTAAAAGATATAGAGATCGACTATGTTCAAGGCTTCCATATTGGAAAACCTTCCAAAGTGTTGAAAAATTGATAATAATTTTTATTTAATAATATTATCCTATAATATTTTTAAATTATCAAAAAAAGGATGAATTATGTCAACAACTCAGGAAAACTTAGAAGCTGCATTCGGAGGGGAGAGTCAAGCTTACCAAAAATACAGCGCTTTTGCTAAAAAGGCTGAAAAAGACGGATTTGCGAACATTGCAAAACTTTTTCGTACAACAGCTGAAGCTGAAAGAATCCATGCAGAGGGTCACTTAAAAGCTATGGATAAAGTTGGTTCTACTCTAGAGAATTTAGAAGCTGCTATCGGCGGTGAAACGTATGAGTTTGAAGATATGTATCCACCTATGTATGATCAGGCTGTGGAAGAAAACCATAAAGCTAAAAAGATGTTTGGATATGCTCTAGAAGCTGAAAAAGTTCATGCAGAACTTTATGCAAAAGCACTACAGGCTGTTAAAGATGGTAAAGATTTAGATGAAGTAAATATCTACCTGTGTCCAATCTGTGGTCATATCGAACTTGGAACTCCACCTGAAAATTGTCCTGTATGTGGAGCTAAAGCATCTGCATACGTACAAATATAACAGTTAACAATTTTAAGACTTGCTAGATAATTATCTAGCAAGTTTATCTACTTTTTAAGCTTTAAAACCTCTATAAATTTATCAGCCATCATCTCATAGCCTTCTTTATTAGGATGTACATAATCACTTTTAAGTTCTCTGTGTAACTCTATATATCTTATCACCTCATCTTCAAGCAACAAATCCATCTCCTCTGCCACTTCTTCATATACATCGTGTACACCTAAATCAAATAAAGAAAAATCAGGTACACCGACTAACAAAACTTCCGCACCGCTTTGTTTTATAACTCTTACCATAGCCAAAAGGTTTTCCTTCATCTCTTTTATTGATAATTTATTTAGTATATCGTTAGCACCGTGGCAAAGTATTACCAAATCAGGATTATGTTCTTTTATAAGATGCGGAAGTCTTAATAGTCCCTTACCTGAAGGCTCTCCATTTACACCTGCATTTATAACTTTTAATCCTGTTTTTTTCTCTATTTGTGATGGATAAGAGAATTCCTTGCTTACTCCAAAGCCGTTTGTTAAACTGTCTCCATATGCTAAAATCACGCTACCTTCCCTTAGTGATATCTCTTTTGTATCACTTTCATAATTTTTTACAAAAAGTACAACTAAAAAAGAAAAAAATACTCCCAAACCTATTAGTTTTATATTGCTCATCTTATAAACCTTTTATATATTTTATCAATATTAATCAAAAACTATAAATATCTCTTTATTTAAATAGATTATACTAATAATTACGGAGGTGTCAAATGAAAGTAGCACTAACAGGAGCAAGTGGATTTGTCGGATCATATCTGCTTGAGAGATTTACAGACTATGTTGTAATAGATCGCAAAGACAGTGAAGATGATATTTTAAAAAAATTAGATGGTGTTGATGTTGTTTTTAACCTCGCTGGTGCACCAATCATAAAACGCTGGAGCGAACCTTATAAAAAGACTCTTATATTAAGCCGTATAGACACTACAAATAAACTTGTTAATGCAATAAATAAGAGTGATGTAAAACACTTTATCTCTGCTTCTGCAATCGGCGCTTATCCCGATAATGAAAAATATGATGAAAGCTATACTGAATATGCAGATGATTTTTTAGGCTCTTTGACAAAAGAGTGGGAGTCTGAAGCTATAAGATGTAATAAGCCAACAGCAATAATACGTTTTGGAGTAATACTTGGCAGCAGAGGTGGTGCATTAAAACAGATGCTTACACCTTTTAAATTAGGTGTCGGTGGTATCATCGGCAATGGGAAAATGATGACAAGCTGGATAGATGTGTATGACTTGGTAAATATTTATTCATTCATCATAGAGCATAAACTAACAGGTGTTTTTAATGCGACATCCCCAAATCCAGTCACTAACTATGAGTTTACAAAAACACTAGGCAGTGTTATTCACCGCCCCACTTTTTTACCAATACCCATATTTGCTTTAAAACTAATGTATGGGGATGGTGCAAGTGCATTGACAGGTTCAAAAGAGGTTTACCCTAAAGCACTTATAGATGCAGGGTTTGAGTTTCAATACAAAACTATTAAAGACTCGCTAGAGCATCTATTAAACTAATTTCTAAAAAATACTCTGTTTATTATATATCATTTGATAAAATAGATAAAATTATTTGCTTAAGAAGGTTTTGTCCATGACATTTAAAGGGATGAATATAATTCTCGTTGACGATGATGAACACACTATTTTAAAAGTCAAAAGATACTGTGTTGAAATGGGCATAACGCTAAGTACCTTTAAAGATTCTCTTCAAGCTATGACTTTTGTTATACAGCAACCTATTGACTTGCTTATTGTAAAAAACCAACTAAAATATTTTAAAGGTTTGAACGTTGCGCAAGAATTTAGAAAAGAACATCCAAGCACTCCAATACTTTTACTTAAAGAAGAAAGTGATAAAAAAACGATCTATGAAGATGCTATGAAAATTGGGGTAAATGAATTTTTATCAAAACCTTTTAACTATATAGAATTTAAACTAAGAATAGAAAATCTACTAAAATTACGACAACAAGACATTATTTTAAACGACAAAACAAAACTTCTAAAAACCGAAATAGAAGAAGCCACTTCAGATATGCAGGAAGAAGAGTTCGAAATATTGGAAATACTTGAAAAAACAACAGAATATAAAGATCACAACATTGGCATGCATGTATCAAGAGTAGCCCAGTATTCCAGATTGATTGCAGAGAAGTACGGGCTTACAAAAAGGCATCAAAACATTATATATCATGCCGCACCCTTACATGATATTGGTAAAGTAGGAATTCCTGATATTTTACTTCAAACATCCAGAAAACTGACCGACGAAGAATTTGAACTTATGAAAAAACACACATTAATAGGTTACGATATATTAAAAAATTCAACTAATGAGTTCTTATCTCACGGCGCGATTATAGCTCTAACGCATCATGAAAGGTATGACGGAAGCGGTTATCCTAAAGGGCTCAAATCTCATCACATACCTATAGAGGGTCGTATAGTTGCATTAGCTGATGTATTTGATAATTTAACATCTGATCGTCCATATAAAAAAGCTTGGAGTTTCGAAGAAGCTGTAGAGTCTATAAAAAACAATAGCGGAAAACACTTTGATCCTGAACTTGTAGATATATTTTTAGAAAATATAAACTATATAAAAAGTATTTTCAACTCTTTTTCTAAGTAATATATATGCAAAACTCTCCAATAACTCTTAAATCTATTGCCAAGCTTATTTTAAAAGACAAAAAAACACTAATTTACGGTCAGATTGCCACTATTTTAGCTATTTTAATAAGTGTCCCCGTACCACTTATGCTCCCTATTCTTGTAGATGAAGTGCTTTTAGACAAACCTGCACATTTTGTAAGTGTAATTGATCACTTTTTTACAGATGCAAATGCTTTTGTGTATATAGGCATAGTTACTTTAGCAGTCATATTTTTACGTTTTTTATACTACCTTTTTACAGTTTTAATAACTAAAATTTTTACAAAAATAGCAAAATATGTAACTTTTAAAATTAGAGAGAGATTACTTAGACACCTTAAAGTATCATCAATGAATGAGTACGAAACACTTGGAAGCGGTGCAATTACGGCAAATCTTATAACTGATGTAAATACTCTTGATAGTTTTATAATGAATGTAGCAAGTAAACTTGTTTCATCTGTGCTTATGCTTTTAGCTGTAGGTGCAGTTATGATCATGATAGATCCTATAATGGGTCTACTTATACTTATAATACAGCCAATCATAATGATCCTTAGTAAAAACATGAGTAAAAAGGTCGGTGTACTTAAGAAAAAAGAAAATGCCGCAATAGAGAAGTTTCAAGACAATGTTGGTGAAACTCTGGAGCTTTACGGTCAAATAAAAGCAAGCAACAAAGAGAATTTTTTCTTCTCTGATGCTATTAAACACGCCAAAGAGGTACAAAAAAGCTCAAACGAGTTTGGGTTTAAAAACATAGCTTATGAAAGGCTCTCATATACGATCTTTTTAACAATGTATGAGATACTTAGAGCATCTGGACTTTTACTTGTCGCATACAGTGATCTAAGCATTGGGATGATGTTTGCCATGTTTGGATATATCTGGTTTATCATGACGCCTGTACAAGATATTTTGGGTATGCAGTACTCATATTCATCTGCCATGGCTGCACTGGAGAGACTAAACAAAATACTAACACTTAAGACAGAAAGGTCATCTACAAAACAACTCCAAGGCAATGGAGTAGATATAACTCTTGAGCATCTAAACTTTTCATACATAAAAAACAAACCGACCCTCAAAGATATATCTATGAATATAAAAAGCGGTTCAAAAATAGCACTTATCGGTGCAAGCGGTAGTGGAAAAACAACTTTAGCTCAAGTTATATCAGGATTTTATGAGAGAAACAGTGGTGAGCTTAAATTCAATAATATAAATATTGATGAGCTTGATAAGCACTCACTTCGCTCAAAAATATTTTTAGTGCTGCAAATGCCTATTCTTTTTAATAACACATTGCGTTTTAACATAACTATGGGTGATCACAGTATAAGCGATGAACAGATATATCAAGCTTTAAAAATTGCACAGCTGAGTCAAATGATTGAGGGTATGGATGATGGTTTAGATACTATAGTCGGGCGTCATGGAATCAGGCTCTCAGGCGGTCAAAGACAGCGTCTTAGCATAGCACGTATGATAATTGCCAATCCGGATGTTGTGATCTTTGATGAATCGACCTCAGCGCTGGACGTCCATACAGAAGTTAAATTAAATGCGACTCTAGAGCCAATACTTAAAGATAAAACAGTGATCACAATAGCGCACCGTCTAAGTACGGTTAAGGGAGCAGATATGATCTATGTACTTGATGATGGAAAGATAGTACAAGAGGGAACTCATAATGACCTAGAGGCTGAAGAAGGTCATTATATGGAGTTCATAAAAAAACAGTTAATTTAACTTTATTAAAATAAAGTGTGTTCTATAAGTATTTTTAAACCTATAGCTATTAATATTATACCGCCTAAAAGTTCAGCTTTACTTTCTAAAAAAGCTCCCCCTCTTGCACCAAGTAAAACACCGCCGTAACTAAAAATGAATGTAGTTAGTCCAATAACAAAGACTGAAAGCAAAATGGTTGTTGACATAAGCATCAATGTAAAACCTGCGGCCATTGCATCTATACTTGTAGCTATTGCCAACAATAAAAGAACTTTATTTGTAATTATTGAGATTTCATCTTCAACCGGTTCTCCAAAACTCTCATATATCATTTTACCACCGATTAGTGCAAGCAGTATAAAGGCTACCCAGTGATCAACTGACTCTATAAACTCTGAAAGTCCAATACCTGCCAAATAACCTATAAGGGGCATAAAACCCTGAAAAAATCCAAATAACAACCCGACTTTTAAAGCTAATGTTTTGTTTAATGTTACTTTTTTAGCCCCTAAACCCAAAGATACTGCAAAAGCATCCATACTTAAAGCTACAGCTAGAATAATAAGTTCAATCATATCTCACCAATGTTTTTTTCGAAATTATACTTTATAATTTAAAAATATTAAAACGGAAGTTTTCCCATAACCACATCATTTGTATTTACATATTGTGCACAACCTACTCCGCCTAGTTTTATACAAGCATCTTTCCATACTTTTGAATGTCCCTCATCTTTTATTGAGAAATCACCTAATTTAAACATTAAAGCGTGTGCATATTCATGTGCTATTACACTCTCTACCATATAATCAATACTCTCTTGCATTACATTTTTGTTCAGGTATATTTTCACATCTCCGTCTTTATAAACTGTTAATCCGTAGAGCCTGCCTTTAAACTTGTCAGTAACTATAAGAGGAACTTTATAAGCTCTACCGTAGTGTTGTTGCATGAGAGTTAAAACTTCATTTTCCTTTTTAGATATTCTGTTTTTGTAACTCTGAGGTATATCATTATGTTTAAATTGATAATCGTCGTAATAATTTTTAGATAAATAGATAAGTGCGGTTATTGTAAGAAGGATAAAAGCGTATTCGAGTTTTTTTACAAACAAAACTAACACCTTAAATTTAGAGGGCCAAAAGCCCTCTATTGTATACATAAAGCCTTAGACGAAAGGATCAGCCTCCTCCGTCGTCAAACATATTCATTATTCTCACCATTGTTAAAAATTCTTTGTTGTAATCTTTTAAATGTCTCATAACAAATCCTTTATCAGTGAAGCATCTAGTACTTAGGGTTAGTGACAAAGCTTGAATACAAGAATTACGTAGCAATAGTTATTCCATTGAGATGATTATTTCATAACCTTACGAGCATTTATAGGTTGAACAGGTCTGTTATTAGCATGGTGAAACAAGTGTAAAAACTCTTCAGTTTGCGCTTTTGAAACATGAGAATAGTTTTTTAGAACCATCCATCTAACACCTTCAGAACACGGAGGAGTTGTAAGTGAACCGTTAAATCTATAATATGCTTTGTCTTTTGGCATCATTGTTGCAAACATCTCAGCAGGCATTATACAGCGGTTAGACTCACCAGCTTTATGAGGCATTCTTGACCAAAGTTTTTTAAGGACCTTATTATCTTCCCCATCTTCATACATTAAAGCAACAACTGCAAGAGTTCCATCTTTGTCTGCGTGAACGAAGTGAGCTTCTAGTGGAAAGTTTTTACTCTCTATTTGATTTTCACTAGGTGTATGAAAATGGAACTGTTTTAAATCAAAAGTTTTACCATCAATCTCTATAGAGCTTCCGTCTTTTACATTTATTTGAATTGTATGCCCATTATTGATAATCTCCGTAGCTCTAGTTGTATAGTTAAATTTAATCTCTTTTAAACCTTCAGTTGCAACAGTTACCTCTTTAGAGATATTAATTGGAGATTGACTTTTTCCTTGTTTACACATACCGAACTTCGGACTTAAATCACCCCAGTGCTGTGGACCCTCATGTCCAGTATAACCCCAATGTGTACCTGCTACAAGTGCAGAACTACAAGCTAACGTATAAACTAATGACTTAATAATTTTCATCTTAAGTATCCTTTGTATTATTTTTAATAATATATCTTATCTTAATAAAATGTATTTAAAATGTTTCTTGGATCATTTTATCAAACTGATTCACTTTAATCATAGCTTGTGATACTATTTGTTGCATATCTTCTTCATTTAGATTATATTTTTTTATAAACTCATTTATATGAGATGAATCTGCATTTTCTATGTATCGTGTCATAACCAGAAGCTGTCCAAAAAAACCATTTGCTTCAAACATAGCTTCTTCAACCTCTTCTGTCACCCGAAGTTTATGTAAAAACTCTCGATGTTCTATTTGAAACAATAGATGTATAAGTGACAACATCCCTACCAAATATGCCGTCGATTTTTCAGACATTGATGAATCAGGTTTTATGAGTTTTAAAAGTCCAACCATGATCTCTGTTCTATTTATAACCATCAAAAGCAATGGATGGTTTGGCTTATCACCGTTATCTTTTGATGAGACCATAAATATTAAAAGCCAGTTTGCCAGTGCATCACGTCCTAGTAGATTTATTATCTGATTCATCGATGATATTTGTGAACGAAAAGAGAAAAATGATGAGTTGATAAACTGCATTAATTTTAAAGCCAAGGCATGATTTTTTTCTAATTCTAAAACAATCTCTTTAGTAGTAGCATTGTTTTGTATAAGATTCCAAAGCTCTAAAATTTGAGTCTGTGATGCATTAAACGATGTTGTTTTTATAATATTTGGTCTCTTTAGATAGTAACCCTGAAAATAATCAACACCTTTTTGTTTATAAAGTTCATACATATCATGTGTTTCTATTTTTGAAGCAATGATTTTTTTATCTTTTGATTTTAAATACTCAATAAGCTTATCTACATATGGTTCATCAGAGTGTAGTGCATCTATTTTTACATACTCTACATACTTCAATAAAGGTACCAAAGTTTTAATAGTCGATTTATTTATTATTGAATCATTTAAACCAAATCTAAAACCTTTTTCTATCAAGTTTTTGAGTTTTGGAATAAGTTTTTTATCTAAAAAAGATGACTGTAAAATCATCAGTGTAAACTGCTCTTTTGAAATAGTATTCATAATACTATTTGATAAAAATTCTGCATCTACTCTCAAAAATCCGTTATAACACCCTACTACGTTCTCAAGTCCAAAATCATTAAGAACTTTTGCCATAGACGTGGCAGATGCTGATAGATTGTTAGAATCTATATCCTCATCATCACTTCTATACAAGATATCATAAGCAAAAATTTCATAAGATGAGTTATTAACAACTTGACGACCCAATATACTCATCTGTTCCCCTTTTTAACATTTGCTAGATAGATATTTTATCATAAAAATATTTGAGATATAATTATAAATACTAATAAACAGAGGGACAAATGGGTTGGACTTGTCAACATGATCACAAAGGTTATTGTAAACTACTGAAAAAAGATTGTCTGCCTGGGATGAAAGGGTGTATTTTAAAAAAAAGTGAATATATATTCTCTAGCGGAAGCTACGAAGAAGATAAAAAACGTGACGATGAAAAAAAAGAGCAAGATATAGATTTTGCGGCTCTAGCTAAGAGTAACTAGTTTTTCTATAATCACTCCATTATCTTCTATAAATTTTGAAATAACTTCAGAATGGTTATGCTCATACTCTTTTTCATAAACTATACGTTTAATTCCACTCGCAATAATGTTTTTTGAACAATCTGCACACGGTTCAAGTGTTACATAAATAGTAGCACCTTCAATAGAGATACCTTGACGTGCAGCCCAGATAATAGCATTCATCTCTGCATGGATCTCGTAAGTCTTAGACCATTCGTGATGTTCTTGCGTATATTCGCCTTCCCAATGTTCTGAGCAGTTTGTATATCCTGCCGGTGTACCGTTATAGCCTGTACTTAATATACGTCCATCTTTAACAATAACTGCACCAACCTGCTTGGATACACACTTAGACGCACTGGCGATTTCCGTTGCTATATTTATGAAGTTTTGATCACTTAGCATTTTTTACTCTGGCATTCTTAAAACTTTAATATTAGCACTTAACTTCATTCTCTCAAAAAATTCCCCAAGTACCATCTCACGTTTGCTACCCATTATTGTAGAGATTATCTGGTTTTTTACACTCTCAATTCCTGCTTCTTTAACATCCTCTTTTGCTTTAATGTAAAAGCTCATATAGCCGCCTTGACCGTTTGGAACTATTTGCGAAAAAGTATTTACAGAAGTATTTGACAAAAGAGATGCCAACTCAGGTGCAACTTTTTCATATTCTATATGCTGCTCATTCGTTTGAATATCCGGCGCATAAAACATAGGGTTATCTATCTTCTCTTTTAGCCTATCAGGTGATGCAGACATATATATAACTACATCAAAAGCACCAGGATGAACAAACTCGCTCTTATGAAGTTCATAGTATTCTTTTATCTCTTGCTCTGATGGCTTTGAAACTGATGAGTAAGCTATTGCACCATAAAGTTTTTGAGACATAAGTTTCTCTTTTATCTTATCTTTTAGTTGCGCCGATGTTAGTCCGTTTCTATTTCTCACAACTTCATAAAACTGACTAACACTCATATTGTTTCTTTCAGCTGTTTGTTTTATATCATCATATACTTCAGAGCTACTTACATCAATTTTGCGCTCTTTTATCTCAAGCTCTTCAAGTTTTTTTCTTACTAAAATATCTTTTGCCTGATCTGCCGAAATATTTGCTGATTCCATCTGCTCTTTTATCTCATGCAATGTTATTGGACTACCTTTAACAGTTACAGCTACACCATCAATCAACTCTGCAAAAACTACACTCGATAAAAACAATACTAATAATATTTTGTACATAAAAATCCTAACTAAATTATAATAAGCGATATTTTACCAAGCTTAAACAAATAATTATGTTAAACTTTCACAAATAAAAAAAGGGGCATTTTTATTTGACTAAGAATATTATTATATTTTTTCTATTGTTATCCAATATTTTACTTGCAGATACTCTGTCTATAGACTCAAAAAAATTTGTTTTTGATCAATTTAATATTTTAAAACTTATAGACTCATCAAACAAACTATCTATAAAAGATGTAAAAGATATTGAGTTTAAAACTCAAGTTACAAACTCTTACTCAAACGGTTTTTTAACACATCAATCTATATGGCATAAATTTTCAATTAAAAACAATCTATCGGAGAAAGCAGAATTTATTTTTCATGATGAAAAATACTACTTAGCGGCAGAATTAGATTTTTTTGTTTTAAACTCAGAAGGTGATATTATATATTCACACTATGGCGGTTTTAACAGAACTGATCATAAAAAACTAAATACTACTAAAAGCCTAAGTTTTTACAGAACATCTATAGAACCAAACCAAACATATACATTTTTAATTAAAACATATTTTGAAAGTGGGAACTCAGGTCTATACCACTACAAAATAGAAGATCTGGATACACATATATATTATGGATTATATGATAATATTTTTCAAGCATTTTTACTTGGTGGGATTTTAG
This Sulfurimonas sp. DNA region includes the following protein-coding sequences:
- a CDS encoding rubrerythrin family protein, whose translation is MSTTQENLEAAFGGESQAYQKYSAFAKKAEKDGFANIAKLFRTTAEAERIHAEGHLKAMDKVGSTLENLEAAIGGETYEFEDMYPPMYDQAVEENHKAKKMFGYALEAEKVHAELYAKALQAVKDGKDLDEVNIYLCPICGHIELGTPPENCPVCGAKASAYVQI
- a CDS encoding putative bifunctional diguanylate cyclase/phosphodiesterase — encoded protein: MKINSLKNSFRISLTAITISLFIVFYFFSSYIHTNLTIEENQKISESLSKQVFNSMYQVMRKGWSRKDLKKFLDETKSSFDGSNYDVEIFRGEKVEKIFGEIEQNKITKDVQKVFDTKTKLSSSTNESTKIITPIIAKNECVKCHVNVTEGDILGVVRVEYNFKDIIENTKHKYFIFSLIILPLMIVIVYFLAKNLLNKINLSLNSFEDKVNSINSVKDFKKIEVCKDKKTYVEFDKVIQGLNTLSQKLKDIAVDKDILEFEVKLLDKMIITSDIIKDWKEYIKDLLHEINIVLPVYCLITIFKTENEHYEIEIFWYGKPEENLLEHLNEVAKKMILDHHHLEDAECNINHNFSEENICLTKLAIDDIEHEAKSILLDAPKIGGIVGLGVQSKLEKDSVHSIVIDSILTTLLNLVGSIKAINKYTENLEFYATRDPLTGLFSQRVFRDLLEYEVKRANSHKYEFGVIVIDCDNFKPINDTYGHSFGDEFLKAFANLLENSKRPEDILSRYGGDEFTLVIPESTINETYTVAKRILENVEKFELTAPDGTITSMTVSIGIAQYPEHSQNEKELFDIADSMMYKAKYEGKNSVRYPNETDIEEIHQKMEDQSIIVLDAIKHEKIVPHFQPIMNASTDKIEINELLMRIELDGDIISAGKFIETAESLGIVHQMDYMVIEAAFKKIKEENYKGLMFINLSPKALMIGEFINKIVLLTTKYGINREQIVFEITERETVKSFSLLEKFVQNLKAEGFSFAIDDFGSGFSSFHYIKRFPIDYIKIDGDFIVNLHNDKKDLAFVKSIISLAKELNVKTIAEFVENEDVLQFLKDIEIDYVQGFHIGKPSKVLKN
- a CDS encoding HD domain-containing phosphohydrolase, whose amino-acid sequence is MTFKGMNIILVDDDEHTILKVKRYCVEMGITLSTFKDSLQAMTFVIQQPIDLLIVKNQLKYFKGLNVAQEFRKEHPSTPILLLKEESDKKTIYEDAMKIGVNEFLSKPFNYIEFKLRIENLLKLRQQDIILNDKTKLLKTEIEEATSDMQEEEFEILEILEKTTEYKDHNIGMHVSRVAQYSRLIAEKYGLTKRHQNIIYHAAPLHDIGKVGIPDILLQTSRKLTDEEFELMKKHTLIGYDILKNSTNEFLSHGAIIALTHHERYDGSGYPKGLKSHHIPIEGRIVALADVFDNLTSDRPYKKAWSFEEAVESIKNNSGKHFDPELVDIFLENINYIKSIFNSFSK
- a CDS encoding TIGR01777 family oxidoreductase; the encoded protein is MKVALTGASGFVGSYLLERFTDYVVIDRKDSEDDILKKLDGVDVVFNLAGAPIIKRWSEPYKKTLILSRIDTTNKLVNAINKSDVKHFISASAIGAYPDNEKYDESYTEYADDFLGSLTKEWESEAIRCNKPTAIIRFGVILGSRGGALKQMLTPFKLGVGGIIGNGKMMTSWIDVYDLVNIYSFIIEHKLTGVFNATSPNPVTNYEFTKTLGSVIHRPTFLPIPIFALKLMYGDGASALTGSKEVYPKALIDAGFEFQYKTIKDSLEHLLN
- a CDS encoding GDSL-type esterase/lipase family protein, which encodes MSNIKLIGLGVFFSFLVVLFVKNYESDTKEISLREGSVILAYGDSLTNGFGVSKEFSYPSQIEKKTGLKVINAGVNGEPSGKGLLRLPHLIKEHNPDLVILCHGANDILNKLSIKEMKENLLAMVRVIKQSGAEVLLVGVPDFSLFDLGVHDVYEEVAEEMDLLLEDEVIRYIELHRELKSDYVHPNKEGYEMMADKFIEVLKLKK